From Deltaproteobacteria bacterium, one genomic window encodes:
- a CDS encoding aldo/keto reductase — MSAPRIRLGQSDLHVFPLNLGGNVFGWTADEATSFAVLDAYAAAGGNFIDTADSYSAWVEGHTGGESERLIGAWMKARNNRAQMVIATKVARHPDFKGLAPKNVQAACDASLQRLQTDRIDLYYAHFDDLEVPIADIAGAFSRLVDAGKVRHIAPSNFTAERLDGWFAATRASGLHAPVALQPHYSLVERGFETNGLRAVAERHQLGVLPYFSLAKGFLAGKYRPGKTVDSARAGGASQYLNERGLRVLAALDRIAAAHRVPVAAVALAWLRVQPTVAAPIASARTVDQLRELLPSVTVALTADALATLTKASE, encoded by the coding sequence ATGAGCGCACCGCGGATCCGCCTGGGCCAGAGCGATCTCCACGTCTTCCCGCTGAACCTCGGCGGCAACGTCTTTGGCTGGACCGCCGACGAGGCGACGTCGTTCGCGGTGCTCGACGCGTACGCGGCCGCGGGCGGCAACTTCATCGACACCGCCGACAGCTACTCGGCATGGGTCGAAGGCCACACCGGCGGCGAGAGCGAGCGGCTCATCGGCGCGTGGATGAAGGCACGCAACAACCGCGCGCAGATGGTGATCGCGACGAAGGTCGCGCGGCACCCGGACTTCAAGGGCCTGGCGCCGAAGAACGTCCAGGCCGCGTGCGACGCGTCGCTGCAGCGCCTGCAGACGGATCGCATCGACCTCTACTACGCGCACTTCGACGACCTCGAGGTGCCCATCGCGGACATCGCGGGCGCCTTCTCGCGACTCGTGGATGCGGGCAAGGTGCGGCACATCGCGCCGTCGAACTTCACGGCGGAGCGCCTCGACGGCTGGTTCGCGGCCACGAGGGCGAGCGGTCTGCACGCGCCCGTCGCGCTGCAGCCGCACTACAGCCTGGTGGAGCGCGGGTTCGAGACCAACGGACTGCGCGCGGTCGCCGAGCGGCACCAGCTCGGCGTGCTGCCCTACTTCTCGCTCGCGAAGGGATTTCTCGCGGGCAAGTACCGGCCGGGCAAGACGGTGGACTCGGCGCGCGCGGGCGGCGCGTCGCAGTACCTGAACGAGCGCGGGCTGCGGGTGCTCGCGGCGCTGGATCGCATCGCGGCCGCGCACCGGGTGCCGGTGGCGGCGGTGGCGCTCGCGTGGCTGCGGGTGCAGCCGACGGTGGCTGCGCCGATTGCGTCCGCGCGAACGGTGGATCAGCTGCGCGAGCTGCTTCCCTCGGTGACGGTCGCGCTCACGGCCGACGCGCTCGCGACGCTCACGAAGGCGTCGGAGTAG
- a CDS encoding vanadium-dependent haloperoxidase — protein sequence MPILLALALVAAPAPKPPSVAKDTGQVLIAPGDAGFIHRLPDPGFKPTVAYQWLDTLLEASGRDADRNSPRPTILSRTMAVTLTAMYDAWAAYDDKAVGTRLGGKLRRPAAERTQANKEKAISYAAYRTLLFVYPDDAAFITGKLKALGYDPADASTDPKTPAGVGNAAAAALIEYRKHDGANQLGDEKGGSGKPYADYSGYKPVNTPDHVVDATRWMPIPFSDKHGGTVSPGFLTPFWGQVKPFALERGDQFRPPPPPKWGSPELKRDIAELVDVDGHLTLEQKTVVEFMREGPHSTGQSGHWLQFAQDVSRRDHQTLDQDVKLFFAVSNVEMDAFIACWESKRYYDTSRPYWWARMTYKGKKIPSWLGPGKGFAMEPGEQWRPFSPDEFLTPPFPGYVSGHATASGAGSRMLELFTGSDRYGATAIQSAGWMTEPDATTAQMQAREGKLASDVPESKEIRIELPTFTRVAEIAALSRMWGGYHIRTDNEEGLIVGRKIAMYEWPKFQAYFEGTAR from the coding sequence ATGCCGATCCTCCTCGCGCTCGCCCTGGTCGCCGCGCCGGCGCCGAAGCCGCCCTCGGTCGCCAAGGACACCGGGCAGGTGCTCATCGCGCCGGGCGACGCGGGCTTCATCCACCGCCTGCCGGATCCGGGCTTCAAGCCCACGGTCGCGTACCAATGGCTGGACACGCTGCTCGAGGCCTCGGGCCGCGACGCCGACCGCAACAGCCCACGCCCGACCATCCTCTCGCGCACCATGGCCGTCACGCTCACCGCCATGTACGACGCCTGGGCCGCCTACGACGACAAGGCCGTGGGCACACGCCTCGGCGGCAAGCTGCGCCGTCCGGCGGCGGAGCGCACCCAGGCCAACAAGGAGAAGGCGATCTCGTACGCGGCCTATCGCACGCTGCTCTTCGTCTATCCCGACGACGCGGCCTTCATCACCGGCAAGCTCAAGGCGCTGGGCTACGACCCGGCCGACGCGTCGACGGATCCCAAGACGCCCGCAGGCGTGGGCAACGCGGCCGCCGCGGCGCTCATCGAGTACCGCAAGCACGACGGCGCCAATCAGCTCGGCGACGAGAAGGGCGGCAGCGGCAAGCCCTACGCCGACTACTCCGGCTACAAGCCTGTGAACACGCCGGACCACGTGGTCGACGCCACGCGCTGGATGCCCATTCCCTTCTCCGACAAGCACGGCGGCACCGTGTCGCCGGGCTTCCTCACGCCGTTCTGGGGCCAGGTGAAGCCGTTCGCGCTCGAGCGCGGCGATCAGTTCCGCCCGCCGCCGCCGCCGAAGTGGGGCTCGCCGGAGCTCAAGCGCGACATCGCAGAATTGGTCGACGTCGACGGACACCTCACCCTCGAGCAAAAGACCGTCGTCGAGTTCATGCGTGAAGGGCCGCACTCCACGGGGCAGTCCGGGCACTGGCTGCAGTTCGCGCAGGACGTCTCGCGCCGCGATCACCAGACGCTCGACCAGGACGTGAAGCTCTTCTTCGCCGTGTCGAACGTGGAGATGGACGCCTTCATCGCCTGCTGGGAGTCGAAGCGCTACTACGACACCTCGCGGCCCTACTGGTGGGCGCGCATGACGTACAAGGGCAAGAAGATCCCCTCGTGGCTCGGACCCGGGAAGGGGTTTGCGATGGAGCCGGGCGAGCAGTGGCGCCCGTTCTCGCCCGACGAGTTCCTCACCCCGCCGTTCCCGGGCTACGTGAGCGGCCACGCCACCGCGAGCGGCGCCGGCTCGCGCATGCTCGAGCTCTTCACCGGCAGCGATCGCTACGGCGCTACGGCGATCCAGTCGGCCGGCTGGATGACCGAGCCCGATGCGACGACCGCGCAGATGCAGGCGCGCGAGGGCAAGCTCGCGAGCGACGTGCCCGAGTCGAAGGAGATCCGCATCGAGCTGCCCACGTTCACGCGCGTGGCGGAGATCGCGGCGCTCTCGCGCATGTGGGGCGGGTACCACATCCGCACCGACAACGAGGAAGGCCTCATCGTTGGGCGCAAGATCGCGATGTACGAGTGGCCCAAGTTCCAGGCCTACTTCGAAGGCACCGCGCGCTGA
- a CDS encoding stage II sporulation protein M, with the protein MAQPLPQFVADRRPTWDALANLLRRFGSGSLAAAEVDELDRLYRRCAADLAHARVQYPGTEAALFLNQLVARAYAQVYGERPARLAAVRRFYAEAFPGAFYAERRFFYAAWSILLLGGWLGAAGALFHPELANALVPPELRQHISEGRMWTDSILEVMPPALLSAKVLTNNLGVAFTTFAGGLLGGLGTVLALVVNGLELGSVTALCLQRGMAPDFLSFVCAHGLVELSMVCLAGQAGLVLASALVAPGRLSRAEALRVRGRVGVQIVLGGAPLLAAIGLVEGFISPGDLFPGPVRAAVGLSLAAILYAYLYSFGRKAARGV; encoded by the coding sequence ATGGCCCAACCCCTCCCCCAGTTCGTCGCCGATCGCCGGCCCACCTGGGACGCGCTGGCCAACCTGCTTCGACGTTTCGGCTCGGGCTCGCTGGCCGCAGCCGAGGTCGACGAGCTGGATCGCCTCTACCGCCGCTGCGCCGCCGATCTCGCGCACGCGCGCGTGCAATATCCCGGCACCGAGGCTGCCCTCTTCTTGAACCAGCTCGTCGCGCGCGCCTACGCGCAGGTCTACGGCGAGCGGCCCGCGCGCTTGGCAGCGGTGCGGCGCTTCTACGCCGAGGCGTTCCCGGGCGCCTTCTACGCCGAGCGCCGCTTCTTCTACGCCGCGTGGAGCATCCTGCTCCTCGGCGGCTGGCTGGGCGCCGCGGGCGCGCTCTTCCACCCCGAGCTCGCCAACGCGCTCGTGCCGCCAGAGCTGCGCCAGCACATCTCCGAAGGCCGCATGTGGACGGACTCCATCCTCGAGGTCATGCCGCCCGCGCTGCTCTCGGCCAAGGTGCTCACCAACAACCTCGGCGTGGCGTTCACGACGTTTGCCGGCGGGCTGCTCGGCGGCCTGGGCACGGTGCTCGCGCTGGTCGTGAACGGCCTGGAGCTCGGCTCCGTGACCGCGCTCTGCCTGCAGCGCGGCATGGCGCCCGACTTCCTCTCCTTCGTGTGCGCGCACGGCTTGGTGGAGCTGTCGATGGTGTGCCTCGCAGGACAGGCCGGACTGGTGCTGGCGAGCGCGCTCGTCGCTCCGGGTCGCCTGAGCCGGGCCGAAGCGCTGCGCGTGCGCGGGCGCGTGGGCGTGCAGATCGTCCTCGGCGGCGCGCCGCTGCTCGCGGCGATTGGCTTGGTGGAGGGCTTCATCAGTCCGGGCGATCTGTTCCCCGGGCCGGTGCGCGCGGCGGTGGGCCTCTCGCTCGCGGCGATCCTCTACGCGTACCTCTATTCCTTTGGACGCAAGGCGGCGCGCGGGGTTTGA
- a CDS encoding NAD(P)-binding domain-containing protein: protein MNDTLLIVGTMAAFIALFAVVSRRRQRHNKETSTEKLQDAVANNLNVPQSLYPIINPDICIGSFSCLNACPEGDILGIVGDRPVLVEPAHCIGHGKCAAECPVDAIRLVFGTSERGVDLPEVNAVFESSRPGVHIVGELGGMGLIRNAMTQGVQLAQHFISTMQHKPMASAVDVAIVGAGPAGIATALGLRDAGFTLRMLDQSTFGGTVAQYPRHKVVMTETVDLPIVGKFGKAIISKEELIEAWSRIANSAQLRVEENVKVTGIEGEPERFTVQTSKGPVYARRVVLATGRRGSPRPLGCPGEDLPKVAYRFVDPDQYNGTSVLVVGGGDSALEAAIQLANESTAAVCLAYRGAAFGKCRQANREKIAALGASDRVQVLFNTTVREVKPEYVVLEIEGQPATLKNDYVIACLGGELPTEFLKACDIKLKRFHGEALGESKDGKPKAARAGTPAAKAEATNRIVSWSLFVLGAALIGALWWHGKDYYLLAKAARLKSPLHRMLKPAGPFGHGVGIVATGVMMLNYLYALRKRWKGLKGLGDIRTWLSFHVFVGTLSPLVIAFHAAFQSNNQLASATAASMVVLVSTGLIGRFLVTLVPQRDGKLIDLADLQRQVQGLRGQLSAMLAGATSKLNLEALVPAVATEGGFMSLAMALPDQMLGVPRRLARVRPHFDSESQFEDFARSVTSLARVRIQVTFYGVLRRYLAVWRVLHVGLSIFMVVLIVAHIGVSLYLGFVPKFFAP from the coding sequence ATGAACGACACCCTCCTCATCGTGGGAACGATGGCGGCCTTCATCGCGCTCTTCGCGGTGGTGTCGCGCCGCCGACAGCGGCACAACAAGGAGACCTCCACCGAGAAGCTGCAGGACGCGGTGGCCAACAACCTCAACGTCCCGCAGTCGCTGTACCCGATCATCAACCCGGATATCTGCATCGGCAGCTTCTCCTGCCTCAACGCCTGCCCCGAGGGCGACATCCTGGGCATCGTGGGCGACCGCCCGGTGCTGGTGGAGCCCGCGCACTGCATCGGCCACGGCAAGTGCGCCGCGGAGTGCCCCGTCGACGCGATTCGCCTGGTCTTCGGCACCAGCGAGCGCGGCGTGGATCTGCCCGAAGTCAATGCAGTCTTCGAGAGCAGCCGGCCTGGCGTGCACATCGTGGGCGAGCTCGGCGGGATGGGCCTCATCCGCAACGCCATGACCCAGGGCGTGCAGCTCGCGCAGCACTTCATCAGCACCATGCAGCACAAGCCCATGGCCAGCGCGGTGGACGTGGCCATCGTGGGCGCGGGGCCCGCAGGCATCGCCACCGCGCTCGGCCTGCGCGACGCCGGCTTCACCCTGCGGATGCTGGACCAGAGCACCTTCGGCGGCACGGTGGCCCAGTACCCGCGCCACAAGGTGGTGATGACCGAGACCGTGGACCTGCCAATCGTGGGCAAGTTCGGCAAGGCCATCATCTCCAAGGAAGAGCTCATCGAGGCGTGGAGCCGCATCGCCAACTCGGCGCAGCTGCGCGTCGAGGAGAACGTGAAGGTCACCGGCATCGAGGGCGAGCCGGAGCGCTTCACGGTGCAGACCAGCAAGGGCCCGGTGTACGCGCGGCGGGTCGTGCTCGCCACCGGCCGTCGCGGCTCGCCGAGGCCGCTCGGTTGTCCGGGCGAGGATCTTCCCAAGGTCGCATACCGCTTCGTCGACCCGGATCAGTACAACGGCACCTCGGTGCTGGTCGTCGGCGGCGGCGACTCGGCGCTCGAGGCAGCGATCCAGCTCGCGAACGAGTCCACCGCGGCGGTGTGCCTCGCGTACCGCGGCGCGGCCTTCGGCAAGTGCCGCCAGGCGAACCGCGAGAAGATCGCCGCGCTGGGCGCGAGCGACCGCGTGCAGGTGCTCTTCAACACCACGGTGAGAGAGGTGAAGCCCGAGTACGTGGTGCTCGAGATCGAGGGCCAGCCGGCCACGCTGAAGAACGACTACGTCATCGCCTGCCTCGGCGGCGAGTTGCCCACCGAGTTCCTCAAGGCCTGCGACATCAAGCTCAAGCGCTTCCACGGCGAAGCGCTCGGCGAGAGCAAGGACGGCAAGCCCAAGGCCGCGCGCGCGGGCACGCCGGCGGCGAAGGCCGAGGCCACCAACCGCATCGTCTCGTGGAGCTTGTTCGTCCTGGGCGCGGCGCTCATCGGCGCGCTCTGGTGGCACGGCAAGGACTACTACCTGCTGGCCAAGGCCGCGCGCCTCAAGTCGCCGCTGCACAGGATGCTCAAGCCCGCCGGTCCGTTCGGCCACGGCGTCGGCATCGTGGCCACCGGCGTGATGATGCTGAACTACCTCTACGCGCTGCGAAAGCGCTGGAAGGGCCTCAAGGGCCTGGGCGACATCCGCACCTGGCTCAGCTTCCACGTCTTCGTGGGCACGCTCTCACCGCTGGTGATCGCGTTTCACGCCGCGTTCCAGTCGAACAACCAGCTCGCGAGCGCGACGGCCGCGTCGATGGTGGTGCTGGTCTCGACGGGGCTCATCGGCCGCTTCCTGGTGACGCTGGTGCCCCAGCGCGACGGCAAGCTCATCGACCTCGCGGATCTGCAGCGGCAGGTGCAGGGCCTGCGTGGCCAGCTCTCGGCCATGCTCGCCGGCGCCACGAGCAAGCTGAACCTCGAGGCGCTGGTGCCGGCGGTGGCGACCGAAGGCGGCTTCATGTCGCTGGCCATGGCGCTGCCGGATCAGATGCTGGGCGTGCCGCGGCGGCTGGCGCGGGTGCGGCCGCACTTCGACAGCGAGTCGCAGTTCGAGGACTTCGCGCGCAGCGTGACCAGCCTGGCGCGCGTGCGCATCCAGGTGACCTTCTACGGCGTGCTGCGCCGGTACCTCGCGGTGTGGCGCGTGCTCCACGTGGGCCTGTCGATCTTCATGGTGGTGCTCATCGTGGCCCACATCGGCGTGTCGCTGTACCTCGGCTTCGTTCCCAAGTTCTTCGCGCCCTAG
- a CDS encoding SDR family oxidoreductase: protein MSSPTRTSPPTDAEPRAAVSVEDAAQCTRVLETLIAEPLLLLALPEPTRIGLLSAAGRLAPPPRAEKQRLLKAERRAHREAKRTRDRERVATTQIRTLRKSPVFEAPPQLEAGHTEPADPPPQLETPRDCYVCKAEYRELHFFYDSLCPSCARFNYAKRAQHAPLDGKVALITGARVKIGFQASLMLLRSGARVIATTRFPNDAALRYAREPDFDRWRHRLHLHGLDLRHAPSVELFARHIEQTHDRLDILINNAAQTVRRPPGWYAHLAGLESQHANELPSQTRPLLANHVRCVEELAGHAEPAGSSSALAPSWRSGDPTLGIRASAALSQVPYALEQEGDVQALFPQGRFDADLQQVDLRSVNTWRLTLGEVATAEMLEVHLVNAVAPFILCGKLKPLMLRERSEPGHIVNVSAMEGSFSRGTKTDKHPHTNMAKAALNMMTLTSAPDYARSGIYMNAADTGWVTDEDPAAHAERKTREFDFQPPLDIVDGAARIIDPVFSAIRTGNFVWGNFFKDYFPTNW, encoded by the coding sequence ATGAGCTCTCCGACCCGCACTTCTCCCCCGACCGATGCCGAGCCGCGCGCCGCGGTCTCCGTCGAAGACGCCGCGCAGTGCACCCGCGTCCTCGAAACGCTCATCGCCGAGCCTCTCTTGCTTCTGGCGCTTCCGGAGCCGACGCGAATCGGGTTGCTGAGTGCGGCGGGGCGTCTTGCGCCCCCGCCGCGCGCCGAGAAGCAACGGCTGCTCAAGGCGGAGCGGCGCGCCCACCGTGAAGCCAAGCGCACCCGCGATCGTGAGCGTGTGGCCACGACGCAGATCCGCACCCTCCGCAAGTCGCCGGTCTTCGAGGCGCCGCCGCAGCTCGAGGCCGGTCACACCGAACCGGCGGATCCGCCTCCGCAGCTCGAGACGCCGCGCGACTGCTACGTCTGCAAAGCGGAGTACCGCGAGCTGCACTTCTTCTACGACTCGCTGTGCCCCTCCTGCGCCAGGTTCAACTACGCCAAGCGCGCGCAGCACGCCCCGCTCGACGGCAAGGTCGCGCTCATCACGGGCGCGCGGGTGAAGATTGGCTTCCAGGCCTCGCTGATGCTCCTGCGCTCCGGCGCCCGCGTCATTGCGACCACGCGCTTCCCGAATGACGCGGCGCTGCGCTACGCACGCGAGCCCGACTTCGACCGCTGGAGGCACCGGCTCCACCTCCACGGCCTCGACCTGCGTCACGCGCCGAGCGTGGAGCTCTTCGCGCGCCACATCGAGCAGACGCACGACCGGCTCGACATCCTCATCAACAACGCCGCGCAGACCGTGCGCCGGCCGCCTGGCTGGTACGCACACCTCGCCGGGCTCGAATCGCAGCACGCGAACGAGCTCCCTTCGCAGACGCGGCCGCTCCTCGCCAACCACGTCCGCTGCGTGGAAGAGCTGGCCGGCCACGCGGAGCCGGCGGGTTCGTCCAGCGCGCTCGCGCCGAGCTGGCGCAGCGGCGATCCCACCCTTGGAATTCGCGCCTCGGCGGCGTTGTCGCAGGTGCCCTACGCGCTCGAGCAAGAGGGAGATGTGCAGGCGCTCTTTCCCCAAGGCCGCTTCGACGCCGATCTCCAGCAGGTGGATCTGCGCAGCGTGAACACCTGGCGCCTCACCCTCGGCGAGGTCGCGACCGCCGAGATGCTCGAGGTCCACCTGGTGAATGCCGTCGCGCCCTTCATTCTGTGTGGAAAGCTCAAGCCGCTCATGCTGCGGGAGCGCTCCGAGCCCGGGCACATCGTCAATGTCTCCGCGATGGAGGGCAGCTTCTCGCGCGGAACCAAGACCGACAAACACCCGCATACCAACATGGCCAAGGCCGCGCTCAACATGATGACGCTGACCTCGGCGCCCGACTACGCGCGCAGCGGCATCTACATGAACGCCGCCGACACCGGCTGGGTGACCGACGAAGATCCCGCCGCGCACGCCGAGCGCAAGACCCGGGAGTTCGACTTCCAGCCGCCGCTCGACATCGTGGATGGCGCAGCACGAATCATCGACCCGGTCTTCTCTGCGATCCGGACCGGCAACTTCGTCTGGGGCAACTTCTTCAAGGATTACTTCCCGACGAACTGGTGA
- a CDS encoding tetratricopeptide repeat protein codes for MTRYAPALAALMLLCSCDKMRTLMQSADDLSPQEQGKLHLDKARQLASSGDDDGAIKEYELARAKLMNDPALAGELGKLYAKKGNDAQAAMSLKRALELDNNNAEVRKELADVYLRQGQPKLAAATLAQADEGDVDAQVKLIRTLILTDRAQDALKTAEKLANAHPESASALSVHAEALLATGSPDRAAELLDAAVKSAPEDVDVRLARARFLSKRNMHEQALAELERGNASQSERSDVVFARAHELTFMQRYPEAGKVMDAFTAAHPTDPEGQSTLAWVKLQAGETDAARAAAEAVLEKRPGDPQALFVRARCLEALEENDRAIAAYSNVLEVSPGHTEALGRLWRLYEKDGQVTAAMTALETLYLAGDAQDAEKLELARLYSETGFHSQRGLKILDGLPRAATEGVNVGDIRHKLQVNASKEHSGGGGGGGGPVIMRGGH; via the coding sequence ATGACCCGCTATGCGCCAGCGCTGGCTGCGCTCATGCTGCTCTGCTCGTGCGACAAGATGCGCACGCTCATGCAGAGCGCCGACGACCTGAGCCCCCAGGAGCAGGGCAAGCTCCACCTGGACAAGGCCCGGCAGCTCGCTTCGTCTGGCGACGACGACGGCGCGATCAAGGAGTACGAGCTCGCGCGCGCGAAGTTGATGAACGACCCCGCGCTCGCGGGTGAGCTGGGCAAGCTCTACGCCAAGAAGGGCAATGACGCGCAGGCGGCCATGAGCCTCAAGCGCGCGCTGGAGCTCGACAACAACAACGCCGAGGTCCGCAAAGAGCTGGCCGACGTCTACCTGCGCCAGGGCCAGCCCAAGCTCGCCGCGGCCACGCTGGCCCAGGCCGACGAGGGCGACGTCGACGCGCAGGTGAAGCTCATCCGCACGTTGATCCTGACCGACCGCGCGCAGGACGCGCTCAAGACCGCCGAGAAGCTGGCCAACGCGCACCCGGAGAGCGCCTCGGCGCTGAGCGTGCACGCCGAGGCGCTGCTGGCGACGGGCAGCCCGGACCGCGCGGCAGAGCTTCTGGACGCGGCCGTGAAGAGCGCCCCCGAGGATGTCGACGTGCGCCTGGCGCGCGCGCGCTTCCTCTCGAAGCGCAACATGCACGAGCAGGCGCTGGCGGAGCTGGAGCGCGGCAACGCGTCGCAGTCGGAGCGCAGCGACGTGGTCTTCGCCCGCGCGCACGAGCTCACCTTCATGCAGCGCTACCCCGAGGCCGGCAAGGTGATGGACGCGTTCACTGCGGCGCATCCCACGGATCCCGAGGGCCAATCGACGCTCGCGTGGGTGAAGCTGCAGGCAGGCGAGACCGACGCCGCGCGCGCCGCCGCCGAGGCCGTGCTCGAGAAGCGCCCCGGCGATCCGCAGGCCCTCTTCGTTCGCGCGCGTTGCCTGGAGGCGCTCGAGGAGAACGACCGCGCCATCGCCGCGTACTCCAACGTGCTCGAGGTCTCGCCGGGCCACACCGAGGCGCTGGGGCGGCTTTGGCGGCTCTACGAGAAGGACGGCCAGGTCACCGCGGCCATGACGGCGCTGGAGACGCTCTACCTCGCCGGCGACGCGCAGGATGCGGAGAAGCTGGAGCTGGCGCGGCTGTACTCGGAGACGGGCTTTCACAGCCAGCGCGGCTTGAAGATCCTCGACGGGCTTCCGCGCGCCGCGACCGAGGGCGTGAACGTCGGCGACATCCGCCACAAGCTGCAGGTCAATGCCTCCAAGGAGCACAGCGGCGGCGGCGGTGGTGGCGGCGGGCCGGTGATCATGCGCGGCGGCCACTGA
- a CDS encoding Ig-like domain-containing protein, which yields MRASLATLTAVLALSATGCLEPDHIELDPQSLTFTRRGDQVWVHAIFKDSKGKQFTKQPATWSSSNDKVATVDNKEKPGNVVAVGPGHATITVKGEGNLMAELSVDVVTVEKLSVEPNPVKMTVDSERVAPKILALDVNGHLLKDRKAHIKCANEKICNSDGDGIWPAGDPGETTAEVAVDDKTVTVQVVVEGGKKKK from the coding sequence ATGCGCGCGTCCCTGGCGACTCTCACGGCGGTGCTGGCCCTGTCGGCCACCGGCTGCCTCGAGCCCGACCACATCGAGCTGGATCCCCAGAGCCTCACCTTCACCCGCAGGGGCGATCAGGTCTGGGTGCACGCCATCTTCAAGGACAGCAAAGGCAAGCAGTTCACCAAGCAGCCGGCCACCTGGAGCTCCAGCAACGACAAGGTCGCCACGGTGGACAACAAGGAGAAGCCGGGGAACGTGGTGGCCGTTGGTCCGGGACACGCCACCATCACCGTCAAGGGAGAGGGCAATCTCATGGCAGAGCTCTCCGTGGACGTGGTCACGGTGGAGAAGCTCTCGGTGGAGCCGAACCCGGTGAAGATGACCGTCGACAGCGAGCGCGTGGCACCGAAGATCCTGGCCCTCGACGTGAACGGCCACCTGCTCAAGGACCGCAAGGCGCACATCAAGTGCGCCAACGAGAAGATCTGCAACTCCGACGGCGACGGCATCTGGCCCGCGGGCGACCCGGGCGAGACCACGGCGGAGGTGGCCGTCGACGACAAGACGGTCACCGTGCAGGTGGTGGTCGAGGGCGGGAAGAAGAAGAAATGA
- a CDS encoding RDD family protein, producing the protein MTQPAASLEIATPEAVALDIDVAGLGHRALAWLIDASIIATTWFTVGFTITYFRTFDFTQFGGLSATVQILLVVGFFFTNWGYALAFETAWHGQTPGKRLLKLRVVRGDGSPATFVDLALRNLCRGVDFLPVFYMTGVVSLMATHPSRRLGDLVAGTVVIRERDFDLSRYQAPPPTAKPGQAPLSPAQLELVLGFLGRAPLLETPSRDKLALQLAALFANRLAESERGQLAQPVTAEAFLRALAKGEA; encoded by the coding sequence ATGACACAGCCGGCGGCCAGCTTGGAGATCGCCACGCCCGAGGCGGTGGCCCTCGACATCGACGTGGCGGGCCTGGGCCACCGCGCGCTGGCCTGGCTCATCGACGCGAGCATCATCGCCACCACCTGGTTCACGGTGGGCTTCACCATCACCTACTTCCGCACCTTCGACTTCACCCAGTTCGGCGGGCTGAGCGCCACGGTGCAGATCCTGCTCGTGGTGGGATTCTTCTTCACCAACTGGGGCTACGCGCTGGCGTTCGAGACGGCGTGGCACGGCCAGACGCCGGGCAAGCGCCTGCTCAAGCTTCGGGTCGTGCGCGGCGACGGCTCGCCGGCCACCTTCGTGGACCTCGCGCTGCGAAACCTCTGCCGCGGCGTCGACTTCCTGCCGGTCTTCTACATGACGGGCGTGGTGTCGCTGATGGCCACGCACCCCAGTCGACGGTTGGGCGATCTCGTGGCCGGCACGGTGGTCATCCGCGAGCGCGATTTCGATCTGTCGCGCTACCAGGCGCCGCCGCCCACGGCCAAGCCCGGCCAGGCGCCGCTCTCGCCCGCGCAGCTCGAGCTCGTGCTCGGGTTCCTCGGGCGCGCGCCGCTGCTCGAGACGCCCTCGCGCGACAAGCTGGCGCTGCAGCTCGCGGCGCTGTTTGCGAATCGGTTGGCGGAGTCGGAGCGCGGGCAGCTCGCGCAGCCGGTGACGGCGGAGGCGTTCTTGCGCGCGCTGGCGAAGGGGGAGGCGTGA